One Conger conger chromosome 18, fConCon1.1, whole genome shotgun sequence DNA window includes the following coding sequences:
- the LOC133118562 gene encoding transmembrane protein 121-like: MVPPPPTNKPHVCLSTILIVSSMALIDAYLVEQNQGPRKIGICIMVLVGDVCFLIVLRYVAVWVGAEVRTAKRGYAMILWFLYVFVLEIKVYFVYQNYKADRTSLDAVARKALTLLLSIFIPVLFVVLVAIDHMEYVRAFKKREEIRNRLFWVVVDLLDVLDIQANLWEPQKKGLPLWAEGLMFFYCYILLLILPCVSLSEISMQGVNIVPHKMMLYPILSLVTINVVTLFIRGGNLVFYKDVRVSGILMGKNVLAIILKVFSFVQYKRQLHAPPAFGIELQKNSAPHSRPLPPPTQAMLQDQITPLPEVTACGHT, encoded by the coding sequence ATGGTGCCGCCCCCTCCCACCAACAAGCCGCACGTGTGCCTGTCCACCATTTTGATCGTCAGCAGCATGGCGCTCATCGACGCCTACCTGGTGGAGCAGAACCAGGGCCCGCGGAAGATCGGCATCTGCATCATGGTGCTGGTGGGGGACGTGTGCTTCCTCATCGTCCTGCGGTACGTGGCGGTGTGGGTGGGGGCCGAGGTACGCACGGCCAAGCGCGGCTACGCCATGATCCTGTGGTTCCTCTACGTCTTCGTGCTGGAGATCAAGGTCTACTTCGTCTACCAGAACTACAAGGCCGACCGCACCAGCCTGGACGCCGTCGCCCGCAAGGCCCTCACGCTGCTCCTGTCCATCTTCATCCCCGTCCTCTTCGTCGTCCTGGTGGCCATCGACCACATGGAGTACGTGCGCGCCTTCAAGAAGCGCGAGGAGATCCGGAACCGCCTCTTCTGGGTGGTGGTGGACCTGCTGGACGTCCTGGACATCCAGGCCAACCTGTGGGAGCCGCAGAAGAAGGGGCTCCCCCTGTGGGCGGAGGGGCTGATGTTCTTCTACTGCTACATCCTGCTGCTGATCCTGCCCTGCGTGTCGCTGAGCGAGATCAGCATGCAGGGCGTCAACATCGTGCCGCACAAGATGATGCTGTACCCCATCCTCAGCCTGGTCACCATCAACGTCGTCACGCTCTTCATCCGCGGCGGGAACCTGGTCTTCTACAAGGACGTGCGGGTGTCGGGCATCCTGATGGGGAAGAACGTGCTGGCCATAATCCTCAAGGTGTTCAGCTTCGTGCAGTACAAGAGGCAGCTGCACGCCCCGCCCGCTTTCGGCATCGAGCTGCAGAAGAACTCCGCCCCCCACAGCCGACCTTTGCCCCCTCCGACACAGGCGATGCTTCAGGACCAGATCACCCCCCTGCCGGAGGTCACCGCCTGCGGACACACGTGA